Proteins co-encoded in one Candidatus Binataceae bacterium genomic window:
- a CDS encoding metal-sulfur cluster assembly factor, translating to MIREADILHALRAVNDPEVGVNVVDLGLVYSTEIDGGRVRVVMTMTTPACPMHSYLTEEVREAILSRFDEVESVTVQLVWDPPWSPQMISERGRRQLGWL from the coding sequence ATGATCAGGGAAGCCGACATCCTCCACGCCCTGCGCGCCGTCAACGATCCGGAAGTCGGGGTCAATGTCGTCGATCTCGGACTCGTTTACAGCACCGAGATCGACGGCGGCCGGGTGCGGGTGGTGATGACGATGACCACGCCTGCCTGTCCGATGCATTCCTACCTGACCGAGGAGGTGCGTGAGGCGATCCTGAGCCGGTTCGATGAGGTCGAGAGCGTTACGGTTCAACTGGTATGGGATCCGCCGTGGTCGCCGCAGATGATCTCGGAACGGGGCAGGCGTCAGCTCGGCTGGCTCTGA
- a CDS encoding carboxymuconolactone decarboxylase family protein, which translates to MADFYVKDAPRHRQKLRHLKPESAKAFAAFSEEVFKEGALSSKVKNLVAIAVAHVTQCPWCIDGHVRAAKRLGATDEEIAEVIYVAAEMRAGAALSHAGIAMAASEGQTQ; encoded by the coding sequence ATGGCTGATTTCTACGTGAAGGACGCCCCGCGGCATCGTCAGAAGCTGCGCCATCTCAAGCCCGAGAGCGCCAAGGCGTTCGCCGCCTTCAGCGAGGAAGTGTTCAAGGAAGGCGCGCTGTCGAGCAAAGTCAAGAACCTGGTGGCGATTGCCGTCGCTCACGTCACCCAATGCCCGTGGTGCATCGACGGACACGTACGCGCGGCGAAGCGGCTCGGCGCAACCGACGAGGAAATCGCCGAGGTGATCTACGTTGCCGCCGAGATGCGCGCGGGCGCGGCGCTCAGCCACGCCGGAATCGCAATGGCGGCAAGCGAAGGCCAGACGCAGTAG
- a CDS encoding potassium/proton antiporter: MPASEFASVALYLTAFALLLVASVLLSGVSERTGIPLVLLFLTVGVLAGRQGLGHIAFTNYRLAFAAGTAALVLILFDGGLNTPLPRVREAMRPAVVLATVGVLMTTGLVAACARLFGFSWTQAFLEGAIVSSTDAAMVFSVLRGSGLQLKKRVATVLELESGLNDPMAVALTVAFTQSLIQQRGVTLYVLAAIPVSLLIGALFGIAIGYGGRLLLQSIAPPVGGLFPVLTLALALLAYGLPTLIGGSGFLSVYVAAVVLGNGPIPYRAGIARVHDSVAWFCQISMFLLLGLLALPSQLLPAAPAGVGIALFLALVARPLSVLLCLFPFRYAMTEIAYVGWVGLRGAVPIVLAIYPALERAPGAAAVFNLVFFVVVVNALVPGATVRWVTRRLGLRSEAPLPPSAVMEITSTRLLGGGEVRSFPISASSAACGAQISELPFPSDSAVILVLRGHELIAPRGSTRLLAGDHVYLLVRPEDESLLYLIFGRPESE; encoded by the coding sequence TTGCCGGCTTCCGAGTTCGCATCCGTAGCCCTCTACCTGACAGCGTTCGCGCTCCTGCTCGTCGCGAGCGTTCTCTTAAGCGGCGTTTCGGAGCGAACCGGCATCCCGCTGGTGCTGCTGTTCCTGACCGTCGGGGTGCTTGCGGGCAGACAGGGGCTCGGGCACATCGCGTTCACCAATTATCGGTTGGCCTTCGCCGCCGGCACAGCGGCCCTGGTGCTGATCCTTTTCGACGGCGGTCTCAACACGCCGCTGCCGCGGGTGCGCGAGGCGATGCGGCCTGCGGTGGTGCTTGCAACCGTGGGCGTGCTGATGACCACAGGGCTGGTTGCCGCCTGCGCGCGGCTGTTCGGCTTCTCGTGGACGCAGGCCTTTCTGGAAGGCGCGATCGTGTCGTCCACCGACGCGGCGATGGTCTTTTCAGTCCTGCGTGGCAGCGGTCTTCAGCTTAAGAAACGTGTCGCCACCGTGCTCGAACTCGAGTCCGGGCTGAACGACCCGATGGCGGTTGCACTCACGGTCGCGTTCACCCAGAGCCTGATTCAACAGCGCGGCGTCACGCTCTACGTGCTCGCGGCGATCCCGGTCTCGTTGCTTATCGGAGCGCTGTTCGGGATCGCCATCGGGTATGGAGGGCGGCTGCTGCTGCAGAGCATCGCGCCGCCCGTCGGCGGGCTGTTTCCGGTGCTAACGCTGGCGTTGGCGCTTCTGGCCTACGGCCTGCCAACCCTGATTGGCGGCAGCGGCTTCCTGTCGGTCTATGTGGCCGCCGTGGTGCTCGGCAACGGGCCGATACCGTACCGCGCCGGAATCGCGCGCGTCCATGACTCCGTGGCCTGGTTCTGCCAAATCTCGATGTTTCTGTTGCTTGGGCTTTTGGCGCTCCCCTCGCAGCTTTTGCCGGCCGCTCCCGCGGGAGTTGGGATCGCGCTCTTCCTTGCGCTCGTCGCGCGACCGCTGAGCGTGCTTCTGTGTCTGTTCCCGTTCCGCTACGCGATGACGGAAATCGCGTACGTCGGATGGGTGGGGCTGCGCGGCGCGGTGCCGATCGTGCTTGCGATTTACCCGGCGCTCGAGCGCGCGCCCGGCGCCGCCGCGGTGTTCAACCTGGTCTTCTTCGTCGTGGTCGTAAACGCTTTGGTTCCCGGGGCTACCGTGCGATGGGTCACGAGGCGGCTGGGGCTGCGCTCGGAGGCGCCGCTGCCGCCGTCGGCGGTGATGGAGATAACCTCGACCCGGCTGCTCGGCGGCGGCGAAGTCCGGTCGTTTCCGATAAGCGCGTCGAGCGCGGCCTGCGGCGCGCAGATCTCGGAGCTGCCATTCCCGTCGGATTCCGCCGTAATCCTTGTCCTTCGCGGCCACGAGCTGATCGCGCCGCGCGGCTCGACCAGGCTACTGGCCGGCGATCACGTCTATCTGCTGGTGCGGCCCGAGGACGAATCGCTGCTCTATCTGATTTTCGGGCGGCCTGAGTCCGAGTGA
- a CDS encoding DUF2249 domain-containing protein: protein MNTLTEAIRKHHLSLAKTLRTHARAAGAGPQSEDDSFVAFLKSDLLPHARGEERHLYGVVDTLVREHGRPTATMLIDHEFIKDYTARIEAAANRLKSANEAERPKLAREQRELALRLEAIVELHLAKEERVYLPLIEQHLDEQRQRALLNAIHEDAHHGAQTPPPDGRPLDVRNIIPRQRHTLIFDTYAALRPGEAFVLINDHDPRPLYYQFAAEHAGQFSWDYLEQGPEVWRVRIGRPN from the coding sequence GTGAACACGCTCACCGAGGCGATTCGAAAGCATCATTTGTCGCTGGCTAAGACGCTCAGGACCCATGCGCGCGCGGCCGGCGCCGGGCCGCAGAGCGAGGACGACTCGTTCGTGGCGTTTCTCAAGAGCGATCTGCTGCCGCATGCGCGCGGCGAAGAGCGTCATCTCTACGGCGTCGTCGATACGCTGGTGCGCGAGCACGGCCGGCCAACGGCGACGATGCTCATCGATCACGAATTCATCAAGGACTACACCGCCCGGATTGAGGCGGCAGCCAACCGGCTCAAGAGCGCGAACGAGGCCGAGCGGCCGAAGCTTGCGCGGGAGCAGCGCGAGCTCGCGCTGCGGCTGGAGGCGATCGTCGAGCTCCACCTGGCCAAGGAGGAGCGCGTCTATCTGCCGCTGATCGAGCAGCATCTCGACGAGCAGCGCCAACGCGCGCTCCTCAACGCGATCCACGAGGACGCGCATCACGGGGCGCAAACGCCGCCGCCCGACGGGCGCCCGCTCGACGTCCGCAACATCATTCCGCGCCAGCGCCATACCCTGATCTTCGATACCTACGCCGCGCTCAGGCCCGGCGAGGCCTTCGTGCTCATCAACGACCACGATCCGCGCCCGCTCTACTACCAGTTCGCGGCCGAGCACGCCGGCCAGTTCTCATGGGATTACCTTGAGCAGGGGCCGGAAGTGTGGCGGGTCCGTATCGGGCGCCCGAACTAG
- a CDS encoding carbamoyltransferase: protein MKRVLGISAYYHDSAAALVCDGELVAAAQEERFSRKKHDARFPHRAAAWCLAEAGLQLNDLDAIVFYDKPWVKFERMLETYLGYAPRGLRSFLTAMPVWLKEKLNLRTVLRRELAGLDGGRLKELPPLLFTEHHQAHAASAFFASPFWRAAVMCLDGVGEWATTSLWLGEGNRLTPHWQIDFPHSLGLLYSAFTYYTGFKVNSGEYKVMGLAPYGEPRYAKAIFDHLLDVKPDGTFRLNTQYFDYVTGLTMTNERFDALFGGPPRKPESPLTQREMDLAASIQKVTEDVVSRLARTARRELDAEYLCLAGGVALNCVANGRMLREGTFRDIWVQPAAGDAGGAVGAALAAWHLYADQPRIIDGDDRMRGGYLGPSFSEAEIKESLERAGARYLRMNDDEMIEMTAALLAEGAVVGWFQGRMEFGPRALGNRSILGDPRNPRMQSVMNLKIKYRESFRPFAPAVLVERLAEYFELDRPSPYMALVAPVREELRKPLTPEEERLFGIEKLNLARSAIPAVTHIDYSARIQTVDRRTNPRFHRLLERFAARTGCAVLVNTSFNVRGEPIVCTPQDAYRCFMRTEMDFLVIENFVLAKVDQPERPHDDSWQREFELD from the coding sequence GTGAAGAGAGTCCTCGGGATTTCCGCCTATTATCACGACAGCGCAGCCGCGCTGGTATGCGACGGCGAACTGGTCGCCGCCGCCCAGGAGGAGCGCTTTTCGCGCAAGAAGCACGACGCCCGCTTCCCCCATCGGGCCGCCGCCTGGTGCCTGGCCGAGGCTGGACTCCAGCTGAACGACCTCGACGCGATCGTCTTTTACGACAAGCCGTGGGTGAAGTTCGAGCGCATGCTCGAAACCTATCTCGGCTATGCGCCGCGCGGGCTGCGCTCGTTCCTGACCGCGATGCCGGTTTGGCTGAAGGAAAAGCTCAACCTGCGCACGGTGCTCAGGCGCGAACTCGCCGGCCTCGACGGCGGCCGGCTCAAGGAGCTGCCGCCGCTGCTCTTCACCGAGCATCATCAGGCCCACGCCGCCTCGGCTTTCTTCGCGAGCCCCTTCTGGCGCGCCGCGGTGATGTGCCTGGACGGGGTCGGCGAGTGGGCCACGACCTCGCTCTGGCTGGGCGAGGGCAACCGCCTGACCCCGCACTGGCAGATCGACTTTCCGCATTCGCTCGGCCTGCTCTATTCGGCCTTCACCTATTACACGGGTTTCAAGGTCAACTCGGGCGAATATAAGGTGATGGGGCTGGCGCCGTACGGCGAGCCGCGCTACGCCAAGGCGATCTTCGACCATCTGCTTGACGTCAAGCCCGACGGCACCTTCCGCCTCAACACCCAGTACTTCGATTACGTCACCGGCCTGACCATGACCAACGAGCGCTTCGACGCGCTCTTCGGCGGGCCGCCGCGCAAGCCGGAATCGCCGCTGACGCAGCGCGAGATGGACCTCGCGGCGTCGATTCAGAAGGTCACCGAGGACGTGGTCTCGCGCCTGGCGCGCACAGCGCGCCGCGAGCTCGACGCCGAGTACCTGTGCCTGGCCGGCGGCGTCGCGCTCAACTGCGTGGCCAACGGGCGGATGCTGCGCGAGGGCACCTTTCGCGACATCTGGGTCCAGCCCGCCGCGGGCGACGCCGGCGGCGCGGTTGGCGCCGCGCTCGCCGCCTGGCACCTCTATGCCGACCAGCCGCGGATTATCGACGGCGACGACCGGATGCGCGGCGGCTACCTCGGCCCGAGCTTCAGCGAGGCCGAGATCAAGGAAAGCCTCGAGCGCGCGGGCGCCCGCTACCTGCGCATGAACGACGACGAGATGATCGAGATGACGGCGGCGCTGCTCGCCGAAGGCGCGGTGGTCGGCTGGTTCCAGGGGCGGATGGAGTTTGGGCCGCGGGCGCTCGGCAATCGCTCGATCCTCGGCGACCCGCGCAATCCGAGGATGCAGTCGGTGATGAACCTCAAGATAAAGTACCGCGAGTCGTTCCGGCCCTTTGCCCCCGCGGTGCTGGTCGAGCGCCTCGCGGAGTATTTCGAGCTCGATCGTCCGAGCCCCTACATGGCGCTGGTCGCGCCGGTGCGCGAGGAACTGCGCAAGCCGCTGACGCCGGAGGAGGAGCGGCTGTTCGGCATCGAGAAACTCAACCTTGCGCGCTCGGCGATCCCCGCCGTGACCCATATCGACTACTCGGCGCGGATCCAGACCGTCGATCGTCGGACCAATCCGCGCTTCCATCGTCTGCTCGAGCGCTTCGCCGCGCGCACCGGATGCGCGGTGCTGGTCAACACCTCGTTCAACGTGCGCGGCGAGCCGATTGTGTGTACACCGCAGGATGCGTATCGGTGTTTCATGCGCACCGAGATGGATTTTCTGGTGATCGAGAACTTCGTGCTTGCCAAGGTTGACCAGCCCGAGCGTCCGCACGACGACAGCTGGCAGCGCGAGTTCGAGCTCGACTAG
- a CDS encoding Rrf2 family transcriptional regulator, translating to MQLTYYTDYSLRVLMYLAIQRGRIANIPEIAERYAISRNHLVKVVHNLVRGGFVKSYRGKGGGIELARAPEKINIGEVVRYTEGPLRPVECFDAARNRCLIASICGLADVIEEACDAFLATLDRYTLADLVRRRAERLDKALAPRAGALH from the coding sequence ATGCAGCTCACCTACTACACCGACTATTCGCTGCGCGTCCTGATGTATCTCGCGATCCAGCGCGGGCGAATCGCCAATATCCCGGAGATCGCCGAGCGCTACGCGATCTCGCGCAACCACCTGGTCAAGGTCGTGCATAACCTGGTGCGCGGCGGCTTCGTGAAGAGCTACCGCGGCAAGGGCGGCGGAATCGAGCTCGCGCGCGCGCCCGAGAAGATTAATATCGGCGAGGTCGTGCGCTACACGGAGGGCCCGCTGCGACCGGTCGAATGCTTCGACGCCGCGCGCAACCGCTGCCTGATCGCGAGCATCTGCGGGCTGGCCGACGTGATCGAAGAGGCGTGCGACGCGTTCCTCGCCACGCTCGACCGCTACACCTTGGCCGACCTCGTGCGCCGGCGGGCCGAGCGCCTCGACAAAGCGCTGGCTCCGCGCGCGGGCGCGCTGCATTAG
- a CDS encoding iron-containing alcohol dehydrogenase, producing the protein MASKLEAQKTVLKGKFDNPMMRRVRYGPGAIDSLAADVAEFGGTRVMLVAGSHLARETGLVRKVEQLLGPRHVATFVGVAQHGPRRAVLDGAAMARERRADFLISFGGGSPVDAVKLMAMCLAEDVRTLEDLERYVVQFEYPDKLYIPPMNPRSVPHIAISTTLSAGEFSNFAGALNEEKRVKELYVGAKLQAREVIIDPELTVDTPAWLWGASGARAIDHCVETILSATCMPFTDATAAEALGLLMANLALSAREPRNLAARGACQVGAWLSLYALDNVTLGLSHGIGHQIGGAYNVTHGVTSAIMLPWVMEFNLPATLGRQKRLARAMGIDIGTISDEEAGRAAIAEVRRLFRELALPMRLREVGVPRDGFRHLVENTMVDMVVVSNPRPVTEADVYELLEKAY; encoded by the coding sequence GTGGCGAGCAAGCTTGAAGCTCAGAAGACCGTTCTGAAGGGAAAATTCGACAATCCGATGATGCGCCGGGTGCGCTACGGCCCGGGCGCAATCGACAGCCTCGCCGCCGACGTCGCCGAGTTCGGCGGCACCCGCGTGATGCTGGTGGCGGGGAGCCACCTGGCGCGCGAAACCGGGCTGGTGCGCAAGGTCGAGCAGCTGCTGGGTCCGCGGCACGTCGCGACCTTCGTCGGCGTCGCCCAGCATGGCCCGCGCCGCGCCGTTCTCGACGGGGCGGCGATGGCGCGCGAGCGGCGCGCCGACTTCCTTATCAGCTTCGGCGGCGGCAGCCCGGTTGACGCGGTCAAGCTGATGGCGATGTGCCTGGCGGAAGACGTGCGCACGCTCGAGGACCTCGAGCGCTACGTCGTCCAGTTCGAGTATCCAGACAAGCTTTACATCCCGCCGATGAACCCGCGCAGCGTGCCGCATATCGCGATCTCGACCACGCTCTCGGCGGGCGAGTTCTCCAACTTTGCCGGCGCGCTCAACGAGGAGAAGCGGGTCAAGGAGCTGTACGTCGGCGCCAAGCTCCAGGCGCGCGAGGTGATAATCGATCCCGAGCTCACCGTGGACACGCCGGCGTGGCTGTGGGGAGCCTCGGGCGCGCGCGCGATCGACCATTGCGTCGAGACGATCCTGTCGGCAACCTGCATGCCCTTTACCGACGCCACCGCGGCCGAAGCGCTCGGCCTGCTGATGGCGAACCTGGCGCTTTCCGCGCGCGAGCCGCGCAACCTCGCCGCACGCGGCGCCTGCCAGGTCGGCGCCTGGCTCTCGCTCTACGCGCTCGACAATGTAACCCTCGGCCTCAGCCACGGCATCGGCCATCAGATCGGCGGCGCCTACAACGTGACTCACGGCGTTACCTCGGCGATCATGCTGCCGTGGGTGATGGAGTTCAATCTGCCGGCGACGCTGGGGCGTCAGAAGCGGCTGGCGCGCGCGATGGGAATCGACATCGGCACGATCAGCGACGAGGAGGCCGGGCGCGCCGCGATCGCCGAGGTCAGGCGGCTCTTTCGCGAGCTCGCGCTGCCGATGCGCCTGCGCGAGGTCGGCGTGCCGCGCGACGGCTTCAGACACCTGGTGGAGAACACGATGGTCGATATGGTGGTGGTGTCCAACCCGCGCCCGGTCACCGAAGCCGACGTGTACGAGCTGCTGGAAAAAGCGTACTAG
- a CDS encoding DUF5989 family protein — translation MLDLLRDLWGFASERKKFWLVPLIATLLLISALVALAEFSTVAPFIYTLF, via the coding sequence ATGTTGGACTTGCTGAGAGACCTGTGGGGCTTTGCGAGCGAGCGCAAGAAATTCTGGCTCGTCCCGCTGATCGCAACCCTGCTTTTGATAAGCGCGCTGGTCGCGCTGGCCGAATTCTCTACCGTCGCACCCTTCATCTACACGCTGTTCTAG
- a CDS encoding SxtJ family membrane protein — MELAARQQQLPKAELRNFGLLLGALFAAIFGLVPLLRHHSAQYWPWLIAAMLWLAALAWPRSLAWPHRWWTRLGHALGWFNTRVILTVIYLVGVTPLGFVLWLFGRDRMKRGFEPKRETYRVPSRPLPPRGMERPF; from the coding sequence ATGGAGCTGGCGGCGCGCCAACAGCAACTGCCCAAGGCCGAGTTGCGCAACTTTGGGCTGCTCCTGGGCGCGCTGTTCGCCGCGATCTTCGGGCTCGTCCCTCTGCTGCGCCATCATTCGGCCCAGTACTGGCCGTGGCTGATTGCGGCCATGCTGTGGCTGGCGGCGCTGGCATGGCCGCGCAGTCTCGCCTGGCCGCATCGATGGTGGACGCGGCTGGGGCACGCGTTGGGATGGTTCAACACGCGCGTCATCCTGACGGTGATTTACCTGGTCGGCGTGACGCCGCTGGGCTTCGTGCTGTGGCTGTTCGGTCGCGACCGGATGAAGCGCGGTTTCGAGCCCAAGCGCGAGACCTACCGCGTGCCGAGCCGGCCGTTGCCGCCGCGGGGGATGGAGCGGCCGTTCTGA
- a CDS encoding phosphatase PAP2 family protein, producing MALRLVALAASTLLFAGLLRSVLVGIGPALLDLPTISYIAAHRLKWSTTCMRYVTGLGSEPFLVVLTGACGIALRFRTGSWRWLLLLAVTLFGAMLLNTAAKHAVARPRPAAAWMAVSASGFAFPSGHATESTAVYGLLATLFAKTGTRRRAKLGWLTIGLLIPFLVGVSRVYLGVHWPTDVLAGWALGSAWLAIVLTGLLVGERRAAAVDAAAD from the coding sequence TTGGCCCTGCGGTTGGTGGCGCTCGCCGCCAGCACGCTGCTCTTCGCGGGCCTGCTCCGCAGCGTGCTCGTCGGAATAGGACCGGCGCTGCTCGATCTGCCGACCATCAGCTATATCGCCGCGCACAGGCTTAAGTGGAGCACCACGTGCATGCGATACGTCACCGGCCTTGGGAGCGAGCCGTTCCTGGTCGTGTTGACCGGCGCGTGCGGGATCGCGCTGCGCTTTCGGACCGGGTCGTGGCGCTGGCTGCTGCTGCTGGCGGTGACCCTGTTCGGCGCGATGCTCCTTAACACGGCGGCCAAGCATGCGGTCGCGCGGCCGCGTCCGGCCGCCGCATGGATGGCGGTGTCCGCCTCCGGATTCGCATTCCCTTCCGGCCACGCCACCGAATCAACCGCCGTTTACGGGCTTCTGGCAACGCTGTTCGCAAAGACTGGGACGCGTCGGCGAGCGAAGCTCGGATGGCTGACGATCGGGTTGCTTATCCCGTTCCTCGTCGGCGTCTCACGCGTGTACCTGGGTGTTCACTGGCCCACCGACGTACTCGCCGGCTGGGCGCTCGGTTCAGCGTGGCTTGCGATAGTGCTCACGGGGCTGCTGGTTGGCGAGAGGCGGGCTGCGGCGGTCGACGCCGCGGCGGATTGA
- a CDS encoding SGNH/GDSL hydrolase family protein, which produces MGAGRRLVANLALVAAGVMAAFLIAEVAVRVTGLAKVSLYTWAPRRGWGLKPGAAGWQTEEGRGFVSVNRAGFRGPEWALTKPPGMLRIAVVGDSFTEAPHVNYDHTFCAVAERRLGGCAALGGRKVQVMDFGVDAYGTAQELLTLRRHAWRYSPDMVVLAFFSGNDLRNNSVVLEGDKCRPFYVYQGDELVLGGPFERSRWFYLSCMMRFESRHSQVLNLLGDAKSDLRSRIRDWEAERRKSAAAHVSAAAQPAGGGKPASAQAATIHHERGLEDDIYRPPADAAMRDAWRVTEGIITMIARECATHHVPLLVVTLANPPQIYPDPNVRASYMKLYGATDIFYPDERIKALGEREGFEVLNLAPPMQAYADAHHAFLCGFKNTRMGVGHWNAEGQRVAGELIAQKICAMLTAKDANASPSAAGR; this is translated from the coding sequence GTGGGCGCGGGCAGACGGCTCGTTGCCAACCTCGCGCTCGTTGCCGCGGGGGTGATGGCGGCGTTTTTGATTGCCGAGGTCGCGGTGCGCGTGACCGGCCTTGCCAAGGTCAGCCTCTACACCTGGGCGCCGCGTCGCGGATGGGGGCTTAAGCCGGGCGCCGCCGGATGGCAGACCGAGGAGGGCAGGGGCTTCGTCAGCGTCAACCGCGCGGGCTTTCGCGGCCCGGAATGGGCGCTCACTAAGCCGCCTGGCATGTTGCGAATCGCAGTGGTCGGCGACTCGTTCACCGAGGCGCCCCACGTCAACTACGACCATACGTTCTGCGCGGTCGCCGAGCGCAGGCTCGGCGGATGCGCGGCGCTTGGCGGGCGGAAGGTGCAGGTGATGGATTTCGGCGTCGATGCCTACGGCACGGCGCAGGAGCTGCTCACACTGCGCCGCCATGCCTGGCGATACTCGCCCGACATGGTGGTGCTCGCCTTCTTTTCGGGCAACGACCTGCGCAACAATTCGGTCGTGCTCGAAGGCGACAAGTGTCGCCCGTTCTACGTCTATCAAGGCGACGAGTTGGTGCTGGGCGGTCCGTTCGAGCGCTCGCGATGGTTTTACCTGTCATGCATGATGCGCTTCGAGTCGCGCCACTCGCAGGTGCTCAACCTGCTGGGCGACGCGAAAAGCGACCTGCGCTCGCGCATCCGCGACTGGGAGGCGGAGCGGCGCAAATCGGCCGCCGCGCATGTTTCGGCGGCCGCACAACCGGCGGGCGGCGGCAAACCGGCGAGCGCCCAGGCGGCGACGATCCATCACGAACGCGGCTTGGAGGACGACATCTACCGGCCGCCGGCCGACGCCGCGATGAGGGATGCGTGGCGGGTCACCGAGGGCATCATTACGATGATCGCGCGCGAATGCGCGACCCATCACGTGCCCCTGCTGGTCGTGACGCTCGCCAACCCGCCACAGATCTATCCCGACCCCAACGTGCGCGCCTCCTACATGAAGCTTTACGGCGCGACCGACATTTTCTATCCCGACGAGCGGATCAAGGCGCTCGGCGAGCGCGAGGGCTTCGAGGTGCTCAACCTGGCGCCGCCGATGCAGGCCTACGCCGACGCCCATCACGCCTTCCTGTGCGGCTTCAAGAACACCCGGATGGGCGTCGGCCACTGGAATGCCGAGGGGCAGCGCGTGGCCGGCGAACTGATTGCGCAGAAGATCTGCGCGATGCTTACGGCCAAGGACGCCAACGCCTCACCTTCGGCTGCCGGAAGATAA
- a CDS encoding aldehyde dehydrogenase family protein, whose amino-acid sequence MSAAISSIEKATNGAAANAALEFLKRPKQLLIGGKWMPAKSGKTFETLNPATEQVLAQVAEGDKPDVDAAVAAARKAFEEGKWPAMGPHQRARYLFRIADLIEEHADELALLESLDNGKPLAQARAVDIPGSAATFRYYAGWCTKIYGETNPSDPSMFNYTLREPVGVCGQIIPWNFPLSMASWKIAPALACGNTVILKPAEQTPLTALRLGELILEAGLPEGVVNIITGFGPGAGSSLAEHPGVDKVAFTGSGEVGRLILKAAAGNLKRVSLELGGKSPNIIFPDADLKQALPAAMMGVFYNSGQVCAAGTRIFVQREAYDNFVDELTRFTGGMTVGDPLDPKTRMGPVVSKEQFDRVKGYIEVGKREGARVTVGGEAGEGRGYFIKPTVFADVNNEMRIAREEIFGPVAAAIPFKDEADAVFQGNATTYGLAAAVWTRDISRAHKVARALKAGTVWVNTYGTVDPISPFGGYKQSGFGRELGKHSLELYTQIKSVYVKL is encoded by the coding sequence ATGTCAGCAGCAATTTCTTCGATCGAAAAAGCAACGAACGGCGCCGCCGCAAATGCGGCGCTCGAGTTCCTCAAGCGGCCCAAGCAGTTGCTGATCGGCGGCAAATGGATGCCGGCAAAGTCCGGCAAGACCTTCGAAACGCTCAACCCCGCTACCGAGCAGGTGCTCGCGCAGGTCGCCGAGGGCGACAAGCCCGATGTTGACGCGGCGGTCGCGGCCGCGCGCAAGGCCTTCGAGGAGGGCAAGTGGCCCGCAATGGGGCCGCATCAGCGCGCCCGCTACCTGTTCCGGATCGCCGACCTGATCGAAGAGCACGCCGACGAGCTGGCGCTGCTCGAGTCGCTGGATAACGGCAAGCCGCTCGCACAGGCGCGCGCGGTGGACATTCCCGGCTCGGCGGCGACCTTCCGCTACTACGCCGGATGGTGCACCAAGATCTACGGCGAAACCAATCCGTCCGACCCGAGCATGTTCAACTACACGCTGCGCGAGCCGGTCGGCGTGTGCGGCCAAATCATCCCGTGGAACTTCCCGCTCTCGATGGCGTCGTGGAAGATCGCGCCCGCGCTTGCCTGCGGCAACACGGTGATCCTCAAGCCCGCCGAGCAGACGCCGCTCACCGCGCTCCGTCTCGGCGAGTTGATCCTCGAGGCGGGCCTGCCCGAGGGCGTCGTGAACATCATCACCGGCTTCGGCCCCGGCGCGGGCAGTTCGCTCGCCGAGCATCCGGGCGTCGACAAGGTCGCGTTTACCGGCTCGGGCGAGGTCGGGCGGCTGATCCTCAAGGCGGCCGCGGGCAATCTCAAGCGCGTCTCGCTCGAGCTTGGCGGCAAGTCGCCCAACATCATCTTCCCCGACGCCGATCTGAAGCAGGCGCTGCCGGCGGCGATGATGGGCGTGTTCTACAACTCGGGCCAGGTCTGCGCCGCCGGCACCCGCATCTTCGTCCAGCGCGAAGCCTACGACAACTTCGTGGACGAGCTGACCCGCTTCACTGGCGGGATGACCGTCGGCGATCCGCTCGACCCGAAGACCAGGATGGGCCCGGTCGTCTCGAAGGAACAGTTCGATCGCGTCAAGGGCTACATCGAGGTCGGCAAGCGCGAAGGTGCCAGGGTCACGGTTGGCGGGGAGGCGGGCGAGGGCAGGGGATATTTCATCAAGCCCACCGTCTTCGCCGACGTCAACAACGAGATGCGGATCGCGCGCGAGGAGATCTTCGGCCCGGTCGCCGCCGCGATACCGTTCAAGGACGAGGCCGACGCCGTCTTCCAGGGCAACGCTACAACCTACGGGCTCGCCGCCGCGGTCTGGACGCGCGACATAAGCCGCGCGCACAAGGTGGCGCGCGCGCTCAAGGCCGGCACCGTATGGGTCAACACGTACGGCACGGTCGATCCGATCTCGCCCTTCGGCGGCTACAAGCAATCGGGCTTCGGCCGCGAGCTCGGCAAGCATTCGCTCGAGCTCTACACCCAGATCAAGTCGGTGTACGTCAAGCTGTAG